Proteins co-encoded in one Glandiceps talaboti chromosome 22, keGlaTala1.1, whole genome shotgun sequence genomic window:
- the LOC144452022 gene encoding annexin A13-like has translation MSKQTQQAQQQAQQAQVVCGPNYRGTVKPMKDFDAERVCKKLKEAMKGLGTDEKVVIEVLTGTSNEQRQAINVKYRLLYGTDLADDIRSETSGNFRKTCIGLLRTPAQYNAECMRNAIEGLGTNEDAVIEILCTSSNQEIKDMKEAYHKAYRKDLEKDIKDDTSGHFKKLLVSLLQGSRSMDRNVDKAQAKADAKALYDAGEARWGTDESVFNSILASRSYEQLQATFDEYSKISKRNILQAIDSEMSGDLCKSMKTIVRCVQDKKKYYAERLHKSMKGLGTDDSTLVRIVIRTCEVDLEDVKQVFSKEYSGSLKDWVSGDTSGDYKAIMVALIG, from the exons ATGTCGAAACAAACACAGCAGGCACAACAACAGGCGCAGCAGGCACAAGTAGTATGTGGTCCTAACTAC CGTGGAACAGTGAAACCAATGAAGGACTTTGATGCCGAGAGAGTATGTAAGAAATTGAAAGAAGCGATGAAAGGTCTAG GTACTGATGAGAAGGTAGTGATCGAAGTACTAACAGGAACTAGTAATGAACAAAGACAGGCCATCAATGTCAAGTACAGGCTCCTCTACGGAACG GACCTAGCTGACGACATTAGAAGTGAAACTAGTGGTAACTTTCGCAAGACATGCATTGGATTGTTGAGAACACCTGCTCAATACAATGCCGAATGTATGAGAAATGCTATTGAA GGCCTTGGTACAAACGAAGATGCAGTTATTGAGATCCTGTGTACAAGCAGTAACCAGGAAATTAAGGATATGAAAGAAGCTTATCATAAAG cttATCGCAAAGATTTGGAAAAAGACATAAAAGACGACACATCCGGACATTTCAAGAAGTTGCTGGTGTCCTTACTCCAGGGCAGTCGCTCAATGGACAGGAACGTTGACAAGGCTCAAGCAAAAGCTGATGCTAAG GCGTTGTATGATGCTGGCGAGGCAAGATGGGGAACTGATGAGTCCGTTTTCAACTCCATCTTGGCTTCTCGAAGTTATGAACAACTGCAGGCCACCTTTGACGAATATTCAAAGATCTCTAAGCGCAATATCCTACAAGCAATTGATTCAGAGATGTCTGGAGATTTGTGTAAAAGTATGAAAACCATTG TACGCTGTGTACAAGATAAGAAGAAGTATTACGCTGAACGACTTCACAAGTCAATGAAG GGTTTAGGAACAGACGACTCGACACTAGTTCGTATCGTTATCAGAACATGTGAGGTTGACTTGGAAGATGTAAAGCAAGTCTTCTCGAAAGAATACAGTGGGTCACTGAAGGACTGGGTTTCC GGCGACACGTCTGGCGACTACAAGGCCATAATGGTTGCCTTGATCGGATGA
- the LOC144452426 gene encoding annexin A4-like, with the protein MASAHSEQITIARNSKIRYFHHLKFCTQAEATVKPRENFDGQKEAEALRKAMKGMGTNEKAIIEVLANVNNVQRLEIAKDYKTMFGRDLIKDFKSELSGKLEGIVLALMMPSPMFDAHALKRSMKGAGTDEEALIEIMCTRTNEEMAAIKLIYKKQFDNELEDDIMSDTSGSLKRILVSMSAGGRDENKEVDEAKAAVDAKDLFEAGEKSLGTDESKFNIILATRSFSQLRATFDIYAKLAKKEIEDSIKGEMSGNIEKAMLTIVKVIRNDSAFFAHRLNSSIKGLGTDDQTLSRVIVTRCEKDMMRIKREYLKMFNEPLAKAIIGDTSGDYRAMLLALIKD; encoded by the exons ATGGCATCCGCACACAGTGAG CAAATAACAATCGCCAGAAATTCGAAAATAaggtattttcatcatcttAAATTTTGTACACAGGCAGAGGCTACTGTTAAGCCCAGGGAGAACTTCGACGGTCAAAAAGAAGCAGAAGCTCTTAGAAAGGCTATGAAAGGAATGG GCACTAATGAGAAGGCCATCATCGAGGTGTTGGCGAACGTTAATAATGTTCAAAGACTTGAAATCGCCAAGGACTACAAGACAATGTTTGGACGG GATCTTATCAAAGATTTCAAGAGTGAACTCAGTGGTAAACTAGAAGGCATTGTTCTTGCCTTGATGATGCCATCACCAATGTTTGATGCACACGCCCTCAAGCGGTCAATGAAG GGTGCAGGTACTGATGAAGAGGCATTAATTGAAATTATGTGTACCAGAACCAACGAAGAAATGGCTGCCATTAAACTCATCTATAAAAAAC AATTTGACAATGAGTTGGAAGATGACATCATGTCTGACACGTCTGGAAGTTTGAAGAGAATATTAGTGTCAATGTCTGCTGGTGGCAGAGATGAAAACAAAGAAGTTGATGAAGCTAAGGCTGCAGTTGATGCCAAG GATTTGTTTGAAGCTGGTGAAAAGTCACTGGGAACGGATGAAtccaaattcaatataattttggCAACAAGAAGTTTCTCTCAACTTCGTGCAACATTTGATATATATGCTAAACTGGCTAAAAAGGAAATTGAAGATTCTATTAAAGGAGAAATGTCAGGAAATATAGAAAAGGCGATGTTAACTATTG TTAAAGTGATTCGTAATGATTCTGCTTTCTTTGCCCATCGACTGAATAGTTCTATTAAG GGACTGGGCACAGATGATCAGACATTATCACGTGTCATAGTGACGAGATGTGAAAAAGATATGATGAGAATCAAAAGAGAATACTTGAAGATGTTCAATGAACCTCTAGCAAAGGCTATCATT